A genome region from Deinococcus sp. KNUC1210 includes the following:
- a CDS encoding ABC transporter permease: MNYRLKVVSIQLGGLLALLGLWWFFTDVRPIWPKYVLPDPGAVWTEMKFGLFGKSPDGKLTMSILNSLRRVAIGFLIAVGSGLVVGVILSVSKSLRDVVSGYLTAVQSVPSIAFVPLAILFFGLNERAVLAVVILEGFIPVALSVAGALGNVPPALRTAGRTLGAKGIGLVTRVMLPASLPNLVGGLRTAWSFSWRALIGAELLTTNPGLGQLLEIGRNTANVALVFTTIITVGVVGALFDVLIRSLESRIRYNYGLEGES, translated from the coding sequence ATGAATTACCGCCTGAAGGTGGTGTCGATTCAGCTCGGCGGCCTGCTGGCGCTGCTGGGCCTGTGGTGGTTCTTCACCGATGTGCGCCCGATCTGGCCGAAGTACGTGCTGCCCGATCCGGGAGCCGTCTGGACGGAAATGAAGTTCGGACTGTTCGGCAAGTCGCCCGACGGCAAGCTCACCATGTCGATTCTCAATTCGCTGCGTCGGGTCGCCATCGGGTTTCTGATCGCGGTCGGCAGCGGGCTGGTGGTGGGCGTGATTCTGTCCGTCTCGAAGTCTCTGCGCGACGTGGTCAGCGGTTATCTGACGGCAGTGCAGAGCGTGCCGAGCATCGCCTTTGTGCCGCTGGCGATTCTGTTTTTTGGCCTGAACGAGCGGGCGGTGCTGGCAGTGGTCATTCTGGAAGGCTTTATTCCGGTGGCGCTGAGTGTGGCGGGTGCACTGGGCAACGTGCCGCCTGCTCTGCGAACAGCGGGCCGTACTCTGGGCGCGAAGGGGATAGGTCTGGTCACGCGGGTGATGCTGCCCGCCAGCCTGCCCAATCTGGTCGGCGGCCTGCGAACGGCCTGGAGTTTTTCCTGGCGTGCCCTGATCGGTGCGGAACTGCTGACCACCAATCCCGGTCTGGGCCAACTGCTGGAGATCGGACGCAACACCGCCAATGTCGCTCTGGTCTTCACCACCATCATCACGGTGGGCGTCGTGGGTGCACTCTTCGACGTACTGATCCGTTCACTGGAAAGCCGGATTCGCTACAACTACGGACTGGAGGGAGAGTCATGA
- a CDS encoding aliphatic sulfonate ABC transporter substrate-binding protein, with translation MATGAVLLGVNTAQAQKATTVRIGYFPNLTHAPALVALERGEFAKAFGKVTLQTKDFPSGTQLSEAFAAGTIDIGYMGPGPAINAVAKGLPLQIIAGASNAGAVLIARKGVSITSFKDLAGKKVGVPSLGNTQDISLRHILKDQGLKSQVDGGNVSILPVAPADVAAAFSSKSLDAALVPEPWGALLESQGNKLVLDEKAIWRGGNYPSAVVVVNTQFAADNPQIVQAFMKAHLNAISFIVKNPPAAQNAISAQLLKLTGQKVNALVLQRALARTRITADIDMDALKEYADLNREAGYAREIPDLKAAVNLSYLNAAKAGK, from the coding sequence ATGGCGACAGGAGCCGTGCTGCTCGGCGTGAACACCGCGCAGGCACAGAAAGCCACCACGGTCCGGATCGGCTACTTTCCAAACCTGACGCATGCCCCCGCCCTGGTCGCGCTGGAGCGCGGCGAGTTTGCCAAGGCGTTCGGCAAGGTGACCTTGCAGACCAAGGATTTTCCCTCGGGCACGCAGCTTTCGGAGGCCTTTGCCGCCGGGACCATCGACATCGGCTATATGGGGCCGGGGCCAGCCATCAACGCCGTCGCCAAGGGGTTGCCCCTGCAGATCATCGCCGGAGCGAGCAACGCCGGAGCCGTGTTGATCGCCAGAAAGGGTGTGAGTATCACCTCGTTCAAAGATCTGGCAGGCAAGAAGGTCGGCGTTCCCAGCCTGGGCAACACCCAGGACATCAGCCTGCGCCACATCCTGAAAGACCAGGGGCTGAAATCGCAGGTAGACGGCGGCAACGTCAGCATCCTCCCGGTCGCGCCTGCCGATGTCGCCGCCGCGTTCTCCAGCAAGAGCCTCGATGCCGCGCTGGTGCCGGAACCCTGGGGCGCACTGCTGGAAAGCCAGGGCAACAAGCTGGTGCTCGACGAAAAGGCCATCTGGCGCGGCGGGAACTATCCGTCGGCAGTGGTGGTCGTCAATACCCAGTTCGCCGCTGATAACCCCCAGATCGTGCAGGCGTTCATGAAAGCCCACCTGAACGCCATCAGCTTCATCGTGAAGAATCCGCCCGCTGCCCAGAACGCCATCTCGGCGCAGCTGCTGAAGCTGACCGGGCAGAAGGTGAATGCGCTGGTGCTGCAACGCGCCCTCGCCCGTACCCGCATCACCGCCGATATCGATATGGACGCCCTGAAGGAGTACGCCGACCTGAACCGCGAGGCTGGATATGCCCGCGAGATTCCCGACTTGAAGGCCGCTGTGAACCTGAGCTATCTGAACGCGGCCAAGGCAGGCAAATAA
- the sat gene encoding sulfate adenylyltransferase: MTILTNTATLPAPLGGLLVHRVRHLHEGETRGLPTLELSDRAHADLEMIATGAYSPLTGFLNSADYASVIERMRLANGTPWSLPITLMVSRDEAAQAHGTVVLTREGRPVGLLDVQEQYTPDKAHEAREVYRTADAAHPGVAALYAAGEVYLGGPVTLFEVPRGAFPRHHRTPAEVREVIEARGWRSTVAFQTRNPIHRAHEYLQKVALELVDGLLLHPLVGSTKGDDVPADVRVQAYEVLLDKYYPRERTLLSVYPAAMRYAGPREAIVHALSRRNYGATHFIVGRDHAGVGSYYGTYEAQEIFSHFSEEELGIKILKFEHTFYCRTCSQLVSPRTCPHDGSHHLVLSGTKVRELLRAGQPLPGEFTRPEVAEVLREGYSRLG; the protein is encoded by the coding sequence ATGACCATCCTGACGAACACTGCCACCCTTCCCGCGCCGCTCGGCGGCCTGCTGGTTCACCGCGTCCGGCACCTGCATGAAGGCGAGACCCGTGGCCTGCCCACTCTGGAACTGTCCGACCGCGCCCACGCCGACCTGGAAATGATCGCCACCGGGGCGTATTCGCCGCTGACCGGATTTCTGAACAGCGCCGATTATGCGTCGGTGATCGAGCGGATGCGGCTCGCGAACGGCACGCCCTGGAGTCTGCCGATCACGCTGATGGTGAGCCGGGATGAGGCAGCCCAGGCCCACGGCACCGTCGTGCTGACGCGTGAGGGCCGTCCGGTAGGGCTGCTGGACGTGCAGGAACAGTACACCCCCGACAAGGCGCACGAGGCCCGCGAGGTCTACCGCACTGCCGACGCCGCCCATCCGGGTGTGGCAGCGCTGTATGCGGCAGGAGAAGTGTACCTGGGCGGCCCGGTCACGCTGTTCGAGGTGCCGCGTGGAGCGTTTCCCCGGCATCACCGCACGCCTGCCGAGGTGCGCGAGGTGATCGAGGCGCGTGGCTGGCGCAGCACGGTGGCCTTCCAGACACGCAATCCGATTCACCGCGCCCACGAGTATCTTCAGAAAGTGGCGCTGGAACTGGTGGACGGTCTGCTGCTGCACCCACTGGTGGGCAGCACCAAGGGCGACGACGTGCCCGCCGATGTGCGCGTGCAGGCCTACGAAGTGCTGCTCGACAAGTACTATCCACGCGAGCGCACGCTGCTGAGCGTGTATCCCGCCGCCATGCGCTACGCCGGGCCGCGTGAGGCCATCGTGCATGCGCTGTCGCGGCGTAACTACGGCGCCACTCACTTCATCGTCGGGCGCGACCATGCAGGGGTGGGCAGTTACTACGGCACCTACGAGGCGCAGGAGATCTTCTCGCACTTCAGCGAGGAAGAGCTGGGGATCAAGATCCTGAAATTCGAGCACACCTTCTACTGCCGCACCTGCAGCCAGCTCGTCAGCCCGCGCACCTGCCCGCACGACGGGTCGCATCATCTGGTGCTCAGCGGCACCAAAGTCCGCGAACTGCTGCGGGCGGGCCAGCCGCTTCCCGGCGAATTCACCCGCCCGGAAGTCGCGGAGGTGCTGCGCGAAGGTTACAGCCGTCTTGGCTGA
- the cysC gene encoding adenylyl-sulfate kinase, translated as MSRAETAGRVIWFTGLSGAGKSTLASALHAELLRRGERVELLDGDAVRENLSKGLGFSKADRDTNVRRIAFVAGLLARHGVTVLVSAISPYRDTRDAVLSELPNASEVFVDAPLAVVTERDVKGLYLKALAGEIAHFTGVSDPYEAPLTPALHLRTDLKSVDECLNDLLTLLEVRDVAHA; from the coding sequence GTGAGCAGGGCAGAGACGGCGGGCCGGGTCATCTGGTTTACCGGACTCTCGGGCGCGGGCAAGTCCACGTTGGCCTCTGCCCTGCACGCGGAACTGCTGCGGCGCGGTGAGCGGGTCGAACTGCTGGACGGCGACGCCGTGCGTGAGAATCTGAGCAAGGGGCTGGGCTTCAGCAAGGCCGACCGCGATACCAACGTGCGCCGCATCGCGTTCGTGGCGGGATTGCTGGCGCGGCACGGCGTCACGGTGCTCGTCAGCGCCATCAGTCCTTACCGCGACACCCGAGACGCTGTGCTGTCCGAGCTTCCCAACGCTTCCGAGGTCTTCGTGGATGCGCCGCTTGCCGTCGTGACCGAGCGTGACGTGAAAGGGCTGTACCTGAAGGCGCTGGCAGGTGAGATCGCGCACTTTACCGGCGTCAGCGATCCGTATGAGGCCCCGCTGACGCCCGCGCTGCATCTGCGAACCGACCTGAAAAGCGTGGACGAGTGTCTGAACGATCTGCTGACACTGCTGGAGGTGCGCGATGTTGCCCACGCTTGA
- a CDS encoding DUF4395 domain-containing protein, with protein sequence MNKTDLNALKFNQLTVVGVTAVAVVASQPWLAGLLGAAMLIGAVSPTRSPMRAAYRAVGPRLGLNPDIVEESPEAHLFAQGVGGVFLLASALSGLAGLGVLSAVLGLTVIALALLNLTARICVGCLMYFQWRMLKYRVGMRN encoded by the coding sequence ATGAACAAGACCGATCTGAACGCCCTTAAATTCAATCAGCTGACGGTGGTGGGCGTCACCGCGGTGGCGGTGGTGGCGAGCCAGCCGTGGCTGGCGGGCCTGCTGGGAGCCGCCATGTTGATCGGTGCCGTGTCGCCCACCCGGAGCCCGATGCGGGCTGCTTACCGTGCGGTAGGCCCGAGGCTGGGCCTGAACCCCGATATCGTCGAGGAATCGCCTGAGGCGCACCTGTTCGCACAGGGCGTGGGCGGCGTGTTCCTGCTGGCCTCTGCTCTGAGTGGTCTGGCGGGCCTGGGCGTGCTGAGTGCCGTGCTGGGCCTGACGGTGATTGCGCTGGCCCTGCTGAATCTGACAGCCCGCATCTGTGTCGGCTGTCTGATGTATTTTCAGTGGCGCATGCTGAAATACAGAGTGGGAATGAGAAATTAG
- a CDS encoding metal ABC transporter ATP-binding protein: MRVEHLTVRYGAQVALEDASASFQAGQFSAVIGPNGAGKSTLLKTVLGLVEASSGSVSVNGLGSLRSASAYVPQQQTLDWAFPVTVWDVAMMGRTARLGWLRGPRRADRDIVAAALEQTEVSDLRHRPIQALSGGQRQRVLLARMLARQAQVLLLDEPLTGVDAATQEKIMRLLQEQARRGCIVAMVTHDLEAAARWCDQLLLVNRRVVAQGTPAEVYTPANIEATFSSSHLGHTHA; the protein is encoded by the coding sequence ATTCGCGTGGAGCATCTGACGGTACGCTACGGCGCTCAGGTTGCGCTGGAAGATGCGAGCGCCAGTTTTCAGGCTGGACAGTTCAGCGCGGTCATCGGGCCGAACGGAGCCGGAAAATCGACGCTGCTCAAGACGGTGCTGGGGCTGGTCGAGGCCAGTTCCGGCAGTGTGAGCGTCAACGGACTGGGCAGCCTCCGCAGTGCCAGTGCGTATGTGCCGCAGCAGCAGACGCTCGACTGGGCCTTTCCGGTCACGGTCTGGGACGTGGCGATGATGGGCCGCACCGCCCGCCTGGGCTGGCTGCGTGGCCCGCGCCGCGCCGACCGCGACATCGTGGCGGCAGCGCTGGAGCAGACCGAAGTGAGCGACCTGCGGCACCGCCCGATTCAGGCGCTGTCGGGTGGGCAGCGGCAGCGGGTTCTGCTGGCCCGCATGCTGGCGCGGCAGGCGCAGGTGCTGCTGCTCGACGAACCCCTGACGGGCGTGGACGCCGCCACCCAGGAGAAGATCATGCGGCTGCTTCAGGAGCAGGCCCGGCGCGGCTGCATCGTGGCGATGGTCACGCACGATCTGGAGGCGGCGGCCCGCTGGTGCGACCAACTGCTGCTCGTCAACCGCCGGGTGGTGGCGCAGGGAACGCCCGCCGAGGTCTATACGCCCGCCAATATCGAGGCGACCTTTTCCAGCAGTCATCTGGGCCACACCCACGCCTGA
- a CDS encoding metal ABC transporter solute-binding protein, Zn/Mn family, whose amino-acid sequence MKNRYQIFLATLGLGALSAGLAAPLPVAASTSVIADFVKAVGGTRISVVTVVPANADTHTYQPATGDVKKLSLARALFINGANLEPWLPRLQGAVSGVNVVTLSRSVKLRQAAELQQEGLSAEGAFDPHAWWNPLNAAAYVKTIQAELTRLDPAGKTVYATNAGAYTRKLLALDSSARRQIATIPAAQRQLVTNHDALGYLAARYGLTVVGQVIGGLSTEREPSAQELATLVRRVRAAHVRAIFTENTVNARLAQALSDETGVKIAPPLYTDALGAPGSDGDSYLKAFQHDIDVIVKALK is encoded by the coding sequence ATGAAGAATCGGTATCAGATATTTCTGGCAACGCTGGGTCTGGGAGCTCTGTCGGCAGGGCTGGCAGCGCCGCTTCCGGTCGCGGCCAGCACTTCGGTCATCGCCGATTTCGTGAAGGCGGTGGGCGGCACGCGCATCAGTGTGGTGACGGTGGTACCGGCCAATGCCGACACGCACACCTATCAGCCTGCGACAGGCGACGTGAAGAAGCTGTCACTGGCCCGCGCCCTGTTCATCAACGGAGCCAATCTGGAACCCTGGCTGCCCCGGCTTCAGGGCGCTGTTTCGGGCGTGAATGTGGTGACGCTCAGCCGGAGCGTCAAGCTGCGTCAGGCGGCTGAGCTGCAACAGGAAGGGCTGAGCGCCGAGGGAGCCTTCGACCCGCACGCGTGGTGGAATCCGCTGAACGCCGCCGCCTATGTGAAGACCATCCAGGCAGAACTGACGCGCCTCGACCCGGCAGGGAAGACCGTGTATGCCACGAACGCTGGAGCGTATACCCGGAAACTGCTGGCGCTGGACAGCTCTGCCAGGCGTCAGATCGCCACCATTCCGGCTGCCCAGCGGCAACTCGTGACTAACCACGACGCGCTCGGCTATCTGGCGGCCCGCTACGGCCTGACGGTGGTGGGACAGGTGATCGGCGGCCTGAGCACCGAGCGCGAACCCTCGGCACAGGAACTGGCGACGCTGGTTCGCAGGGTGAGGGCGGCCCACGTGCGGGCCATCTTCACGGAAAATACCGTCAATGCCCGGCTGGCACAGGCTCTGAGCGATGAAACGGGCGTCAAGATCGCCCCGCCGCTGTACACCGACGCGCTCGGCGCACCCGGCAGCGACGGTGACAGCTATCTGAAGGCCTTTCAGCACGATATAGACGTGATCGTGAAGGCGCTGAAGTAG
- a CDS encoding Fur family transcriptional regulator codes for MTTARHTRQREVIAAVLQQAEGPLSAPELLARAQVALPTLGTATVYRTLKLLQQQGEAHAVNLDGEPLYESSGRGHHHHFSCNVCGRVYSLHSCPVALPSGTVYPGGFVVEGHEVTLYGRCPQCAEAS; via the coding sequence ATGACGACCGCCCGCCACACCCGCCAACGCGAGGTCATCGCCGCCGTGCTGCAACAGGCCGAGGGGCCGCTGAGCGCACCGGAACTGCTGGCCCGCGCTCAGGTGGCGCTGCCGACCCTGGGCACCGCCACCGTTTACCGCACCCTGAAGCTGCTTCAGCAGCAGGGCGAGGCGCACGCCGTCAATCTCGACGGTGAGCCGCTCTATGAATCCAGCGGGCGCGGGCACCATCACCATTTTTCCTGCAACGTGTGTGGGCGTGTGTATTCGCTGCATTCCTGCCCGGTGGCCCTGCCGAGCGGCACGGTCTATCCGGGCGGGTTCGTGGTCGAGGGCCACGAGGTCACGCTGTACGGGCGCTGCCCGCAGTGCGCTGAAGCCAGCTAA
- a CDS encoding phage holin family protein: MENNENKSLGGALVDVFDAGVSLVKSEINGLLSRVANVAKAKGLGLVLVLASLVPLSLALIFLILFVFYGLIRLGLGAWAAALLIALFSFAVTGALIFLGIKRLGAEVPDDEGPSGPLSDIAKDDLKYGSKQDSTSTATGTTAATTTAATSTATTGASVYTPASAHASQAHAAAPVYVTPAAGSAAAGHGTAAQGTSTHGKPTSEPELEGVPVSTNPTYREDMKKEGY; encoded by the coding sequence ATGGAAAACAATGAGAATAAAAGTCTGGGCGGCGCTCTGGTCGATGTTTTCGACGCCGGAGTCAGCCTGGTGAAGAGTGAGATCAATGGGCTCCTCAGCCGCGTTGCCAACGTCGCCAAAGCCAAGGGTCTGGGCCTGGTGCTGGTGCTGGCCTCGCTGGTGCCGCTCAGCCTCGCCCTGATCTTCCTGATTCTGTTCGTGTTCTACGGCCTGATCCGCCTGGGACTGGGAGCCTGGGCCGCCGCCCTGCTGATCGCCCTGTTCAGTTTCGCGGTCACGGGCGCTCTGATCTTTCTGGGCATCAAGCGTCTGGGCGCCGAAGTGCCCGACGACGAAGGCCCCTCTGGTCCGCTGAGCGACATCGCCAAAGATGACCTGAAGTACGGCAGCAAGCAGGACAGCACCAGCACAGCGACCGGAACCACGGCTGCCACGACCACGGCGGCGACCAGCACCGCCACGACCGGCGCTTCTGTGTATACGCCTGCTTCGGCTCATGCCAGCCAGGCGCACGCCGCCGCGCCCGTGTACGTGACGCCTGCTGCTGGTTCTGCGGCTGCGGGCCACGGCACGGCGGCGCAGGGTACCTCGACCCACGGCAAGCCGACTTCCGAACCAGAACTGGAAGGTGTGCCGGTCAGCACCAACCCCACCTACCGCGAAGACATGAAAAAGGAGGGCTACTGA
- a CDS encoding class I SAM-dependent methyltransferase, with the protein MGSSRQLEGFLNWSHPAGAQTRQPNERQRTPAQRSNLFPLTAAGYMSWRAHSLSLLSGTAFDLTQEAALFRALCRPAAGQRWLDVGTSAGYYAALLAESGAHVLACDLSPAMLRVAQRRLRKLFPDLKGIDWALLNGEQTGLPRHSFDGVTIGATLNETSSPAAMLREAAALLKPGGQLWLMYLGRNGGLGQRALTRLGGLTFLDPAELGAHLPELERRDLRRVREVVFERWVKES; encoded by the coding sequence ATGGGGTCTTCCAGGCAACTTGAAGGTTTTTTAAATTGGTCACATCCGGCGGGTGCACAGACACGGCAGCCGAACGAGCGGCAGCGGACACCGGCACAGCGCAGCAACCTGTTTCCCCTGACCGCCGCCGGATACATGTCCTGGAGGGCACACAGCCTGTCACTGCTGAGCGGCACCGCCTTCGATCTGACACAGGAGGCTGCTCTCTTCCGGGCACTGTGTCGTCCGGCGGCGGGGCAACGCTGGCTAGACGTGGGAACCAGCGCAGGCTATTACGCAGCCCTGCTGGCCGAATCAGGCGCACATGTGCTGGCCTGCGACCTGAGTCCGGCGATGCTGCGCGTAGCCCAGCGGCGGCTGCGGAAGCTGTTTCCTGATCTGAAGGGCATCGACTGGGCGCTGCTGAACGGCGAACAGACCGGGCTGCCCCGCCACAGCTTCGACGGCGTGACCATCGGAGCGACGCTCAACGAAACGTCGTCGCCTGCCGCCATGCTGCGCGAAGCTGCCGCGCTGCTGAAACCAGGGGGTCAGCTGTGGCTGATGTATCTGGGCAGAAACGGCGGACTGGGCCAGCGGGCGCTGACGCGGCTGGGCGGCCTGACGTTTCTCGATCCTGCCGAGCTGGGCGCACATCTGCCCGAGCTGGAACGCCGCGATCTGCGCAGAGTGCGCGAAGTCGTGTTCGAGCGCTGGGTGAAGGAATCCTGA
- a CDS encoding phytoene/squalene synthase family protein yields the protein MTRLHSRTFYFGSRFFPLQQRQAVWAVYATCRQGDDIADEPDGGGPLALTEWWARIQSALNGHLTLSERGPDAVSQALCWAARHYPLPRSAFEELYLGLRMDLQGHEYRTMDDLEVYCRRVAGVVGFMIAPICGYQGGPQTLDYALRLGQAMQLTNILRDVGEDLTRGRVYLPQELQQQFGVTRQMLEAGRVTPEYRALMQHLVRLARAWYAEGSAGIPNLNGSGRLAVATAARAYAGILDALERNDYDNFSHRAHVSGVGKLLMLPQAWWQTRRS from the coding sequence ATGACGCGCCTGCACTCGCGCACCTTCTATTTCGGCTCGCGCTTTTTTCCGCTTCAGCAGCGGCAGGCGGTGTGGGCGGTCTACGCCACCTGCCGCCAGGGTGACGATATCGCCGACGAACCGGACGGCGGCGGTCCACTCGCTCTGACCGAATGGTGGGCACGCATCCAGTCTGCCCTGAACGGCCACCTGACCCTCTCGGAACGCGGGCCGGACGCCGTATCTCAGGCGCTGTGCTGGGCGGCGCGGCACTATCCCCTGCCCAGAAGCGCTTTCGAGGAACTGTACCTGGGCCTGAGAATGGATCTCCAGGGCCACGAGTACCGCACGATGGACGATCTGGAGGTCTACTGCCGCCGGGTCGCGGGCGTGGTGGGCTTCATGATCGCGCCGATCTGCGGCTATCAGGGCGGCCCACAGACGCTCGACTATGCGCTGCGGCTGGGGCAGGCGATGCAGCTCACCAACATCCTGCGAGACGTGGGCGAAGACCTGACGCGGGGCCGCGTGTATCTGCCTCAGGAGTTGCAGCAGCAGTTCGGCGTGACCCGGCAGATGCTGGAAGCGGGCAGAGTCACGCCCGAGTACCGCGCCCTGATGCAGCATCTGGTCCGGCTGGCACGGGCGTGGTACGCCGAGGGCAGCGCGGGCATTCCCAACCTGAACGGCTCCGGCAGACTGGCGGTGGCAACGGCAGCACGGGCGTATGCAGGCATCCTGGATGCACTGGAACGCAACGATTACGACAACTTCAGCCACCGGGCGCACGTGAGCGGCGTGGGCAAGCTGCTGATGCTGCCGCAGGCGTGGTGGCAGACCCGCCGAAGCTGA
- a CDS encoding NADPH-dependent F420 reductase, translating into MKIGILGAGHIGKALARLLAEAGHEVGLSNSRGPETLRDLTAQLGHGIKAFNSEDAARFGELVIETIPFGKYANLPAVQMEGKIVIDTANYYPQRDGQIDLGGLSESAFIAHHLKGARVVKAFNTIASAHLETQGDVNKPLDERRAIFIAGDDQAAKDVVTGLIEQLGFAAVDTGSLEDSKIQQPGTPIYGPDLTAAQARAALNS; encoded by the coding sequence ATGAAGATCGGAATTCTGGGAGCAGGACACATCGGCAAAGCACTGGCGCGGCTGCTGGCCGAGGCGGGGCACGAAGTCGGTCTCAGCAATTCACGCGGTCCGGAAACGCTGCGCGACCTGACGGCGCAGCTGGGACACGGCATCAAGGCGTTCAACAGCGAGGATGCCGCCCGCTTCGGTGAACTGGTGATCGAGACCATTCCCTTCGGCAAATACGCCAACCTTCCCGCCGTGCAGATGGAGGGCAAAATCGTCATCGACACCGCCAACTATTACCCTCAGCGCGACGGACAGATCGATCTGGGCGGCCTCTCTGAGAGCGCATTTATCGCCCACCACCTGAAAGGAGCGCGGGTGGTCAAGGCCTTCAACACCATCGCCTCGGCTCACCTGGAAACCCAGGGCGACGTGAACAAGCCGCTGGATGAGCGCCGCGCCATCTTCATCGCGGGCGACGATCAGGCCGCCAAAGACGTGGTGACGGGTCTGATCGAACAGCTCGGCTTTGCCGCCGTGGATACCGGGTCACTGGAAGACAGCAAGATTCAGCAGCCGGGCACGCCGATCTACGGCCCCGACCTGACGGCGGCCCAGGCGAGAGCCGCGCTGAACAGCTGA
- a CDS encoding tRNA-binding protein gives MSTDLKPTVRPEDTLERLDIRLGRVLSAEPEPSAPKPSYRLRIDFGKYGVRTSVGRFTTHPQSELVGRQVMGVLNFEPRQIGDVSSEVLIIGIQARGQDSGEATFLTPALEGKLGSKLY, from the coding sequence ATGTCCACCGATCTGAAGCCCACTGTTCGCCCCGAAGACACGCTGGAACGGCTCGATATTCGCCTGGGCCGCGTCCTGAGTGCCGAGCCGGAACCGAGCGCCCCCAAGCCCTCGTACCGCCTGCGTATCGACTTCGGCAAGTACGGCGTTCGCACGAGCGTGGGCCGCTTCACGACTCACCCCCAGAGTGAACTGGTGGGCAGGCAGGTCATGGGCGTCCTGAACTTCGAGCCGCGTCAGATCGGAGACGTGAGCAGTGAAGTGCTGATCATCGGGATTCAGGCCAGGGGACAGGACAGCGGCGAGGCCACGTTTCTGACGCCCGCACTGGAAGGAAAACTCGGCAGCAAGCTGTACTAG